Part of the bacterium genome is shown below.
CTTATCCAGAGGAAGAGAAGGAAGATTTTTGTAAATTTCTTTTATCTTTTTATCAACATAGCCTGCAACTATTTTTGTTACCTTTTCTTCCTCATCAGAGACAAGGGTATAAGATTTACCCATAATCTCTACACTAACCTTATTCATATCTCATCAAGCTTTGAGACTATCCTTTCAATCTTTCCTTTTATAAGCCTTCTTTCTTCTTTTAATTTCTCATTCTCTT
Proteins encoded:
- a CDS encoding cell division protein ZapA gives rise to the protein MNKVSVEIMGKSYTLVSDEEEKVTKIVAGYVDKKIKEIYKNLPSLPLDKLAILAGLEIADELFKTKRNVHERIKKLSSLIDSSLK